TTGTCCTCAGTGCAGGCCCCGTGCTGTGATAGTTAAACCAGCAGGCTCTCAATACTAGAGTGGTAGAAGGTCTTCAGCAGTTCGGTGTCCATACCGTTCTTCCTGAGGACCCTCCTGGAAGGACACTGTGATGTTGGTCCTCCTCACTGTCGGGCCCATGTCTGGACCGCtggaaattacagtaaaatacaccCTGACATACATTTAAGAGTGGATATGTTAGACCGTGTAATGTAAGGTTGTATTTTGCTAATTTGAAAACAGCCAAAAGCTTGCAAGTGGAATATCATTGTCTTGGTTTTAATGtgctgaaacaaaacaactgtatgcatgtctgtgtggtgtgtgaATAACTAATGGAACTAACACCTCCAAATGCACAATTCAGGAAACAAATAAGTACTCAGTAAACAAGAGTGCAAACACAATGTCATTTATTCCGACCACATAACACATCTCAACAGAACTATTTAACTAACTTAAACAAGTAACAACAAGAACCATATATAACCATTAACGCAAACAATGACCAAATatggacaaaagaaaattaaacacataTTTCCCTCTAGACTTGTTGTCTCCGCAAAACAGAGATCAGCTCCATTACAGCTTCCTGGAAGGGGCGATGCTGTTGGTTCACGGCACTGTTAAACAGACTCCCCAAGTCTGGGTATGCAATGTTGAACTGCTGTTCTGCATTTTGCTGGTCTTCCAGAGACTGAAAGGGATTGGTGCCAAATATTGACTCTCTGGTCAGGTTTGCCCCCCTCTCCTGCAGGTAGAGATCAGCAGCCTCTGCTGAACCTGGCAGATGTTGTTCTGACAGCTTCACCTGACATCCACCTTCAGCCAGGACATTTGGAATCCCTCTTCCTTATGAAAGACAATGTTGAATCAGTGTACAGTATGTTTCTCTTGGTATTGAGACACACTCTGCTGTACTGTACTGTAACAAACTGTCCCCATCCCAGTATCAGTAATGCTAAAGTCTACTGACATTACAcagaaataaactgtttgtGTCCATGTATGTCTGATTTGGCCTGACAGGCAACTgtaacaccaacagtaaagtgTTGTCAGGTGCTTAACTTATGTAATATCaaattcatgtgaatgtgtcaTCAAGAAGGAAATCATTATGTGCTGATTTGCagccaaaaaacaataaatgagctaGTTTGTCAGTTCTTATGTAAATCTaatgattatatttttaaaatcctttaaaatccTTTAATTTGTGTTGAGTTATgatgaaaaaattaaacttattaTCAAATTAAGtctataaaacaaaatgtgtaatAATTGAGGGActcttttaaaatgcttttaagaTGAGCTGTATTTACACATCGTTTACGGTAACATTTTGAACTTGAAAATGTTCAGTGGGAACAGAGAAAGCAGCAGGCAATACCAGGTGCTGCTGAGGGGGAAGTTATTCTCATAACAACCTCCCAGGTATGGGAACTTATTTTTGTGTCGCGGTGACAACTCATAAAATTGAAGAAATACCTGAAACTGTGTGAGAATTCCAAGCATCAATAAAGCGTTGGATTCCGATCCTGGCTACCTGACAGGTCAGGTTTGACACACAGTATCGGACTGTGCTGTCGTCCATATCAATAAGCTCTTGGTCCACCAGGTGAACCAGGGCTGCCTTCAGTGGATAGGTGACCCTGTTGTTCACCTCTGGCCACACACGTTCGATCCTGTGGTTCTGTGAAAATGTAGAGCAGAAGGGAATTCAAAAACATCAATAAGTTCTGTTCTGTTCAATTCTGTTGTGAAAAATACATACCCATACACACATATTTCATGTtgagaaaaattatattttgaaaagcttttaaatacCCTTGTTGATGCTGTCTGCTGGCATGGTTCCCTGTCTTGCCGAAACCTGTACCCTGACAGTTTTTCCTGGATATAGAGTGAGAGATAGAATTCTCCTCCGTGATCCACCCTCAGCTGATCCCAAAGGCCATAGGTCACAACAGCATTCCTTTTCAATcaatgaaaagagaaataaaagctcAAAAAAACGTAACCATTTCATTCAAATTGCACACCCTATCACAAATTaatgacatattttatatttgaatggACTCATCAGTTGGCTGTGGATAATTACaatgtataattttatatttactaCTACCCAAATACATTCAAAAATTTTTTCTCATCCCTTAATCATGTCATGCTGCattagaaaaattaataataataatactacaaaacatataataaaaagCCAACAGGGTAaagacttttcatttttattgctatGAGCTGCACATTGTTTTGATCAGTCCAGTCCAAGCTGGCTCTTATTCTTTCCTATACAACTGTAAGCCAAAACACTATCAAACTTTCTTCAACTTAAACTTCACTTGAAGGGCAGTTGTTAAAAACTTTcatcagtaaaacatttttcatcagaAATCACACAGCTTTGTACATATATAATCCACATATCAACTCACCTGTACACTTCATCATATATAACAAGATTGTTTTTTACAGGCATGATGGAGTAGGCCACAATCTTGCTGCTATAGCCATCTATGGCCACCACATATGTCACCCCATACATGGccatcttttcattttggtcCATGTGAAGCTTTTGACCAAAATATGCCGCTTGATACGGCATGGGATTGAGATTCCTCAAGCCCTAGAGAAAAGATTGACAATGGTTTCAATGTAACTGAAAGGGATATTTGACTTAAAAGATAGAAATGGGGCAATAAACTGTTTGTAGGCAAGCTGTAAATGGATAAAATTTCATATCTCACAAAAATTGAGCCATTTATTGAAAAGCACTAACATCAACTAGAAGAACATGTTTTTGGGATTGTATGCGTTTAACTGATTCGGGATTGCGCGTCAACTGAATCGTCCTCGGTCAGAAGGAAAAGGCAAACTCCATCAGTACAGTTCAGCCAGATTTACTGAAGGTTCAGGAGGTGCAGATGATTTGTTTCCTGCATAGATGTATTTGTATGgttgttggtgtgtgtggtttgtCAAGTACGAACGCACACGGAACTCAGACACACAGGATTAATGCAGCATATAACACAAATGGCAATTTCTGCGGTGTAGCTGCTAGGCTGCTAGGCTCATGCGGTCAGGCCAAAAATGAAACTTAAAACAATTACGACACAACAGAACTACAAGAGGCCTGGTGCATTccgagtaaagtagtcccagtAGGGcacagacttttaaaaacatgagaaagGGAAATCCAGACCTTTTCACTGGCTGATTTATTGTCACACATGTGAAATGCATTTGCATTTACCGTTGAACTTAAAATAGGCTACAACACAAAGAAGTTTTAAGTGCATACTCACTTGGCAACGAGTCTCGTGGTAAGGAGGCTGAACAGCCTTCAGTGCAGCTGCAACTCTCATTTCTGAGGCATGGATGCCTTTGCTATGGAGGTATCCCTTCATCAACCTCCGACCATAAGTCGGCCCTgtctaaaaaagaataaaaggtattaaacacaaacacacacacaagctgaggTTTGGACACATAAAATGTTATAGTATCATAAAGATACATTGGCTGTGGTTAGACCAGTAGTAGACTGGACGAttatggaaaaaataataatcacaattcTTCTGATTGATATTGAAATCACGATTAATGTACAcgattatttattgattttaataagTGTTTATTGAACCACCAAAGCTCAACCTcaaatataactttttaaagaaacaactgcaaataaatttgaaataagTAAAGgagtaaaataatatattaaaataataatggtaataaaaaaatgaatagccAGTCTATATGTGTTCCTGTTATACATGTGACATTAATGATTTTTCTTCGATTACAGTGTTTTTATAATTGTTAGAAGGCATGAttgtaatcatgattaaaattcgattaattgtcCAGCCCTAACATGTTACTGGGCTTCTAGCGGAGCAAGTTTTTCTCGGCATGCGTACAGGTGCTTTTTTCAGCAGAACACGGGTGACAAATCCGTTCATTGTGTAGTGCCACTGTGGCCAAGAGCTGGCCACCCAGCACCAATATGCAGTTATTTGTGTTGCCATCATGATCTGAAGAGTAATGCATgacaaaaatgtcagtcttCAAATCAGGCTATCCCGTTTGTGAATAGGCAGTTTACaaccattaaattaaatatgatgCTATCAATTGCTGTTTATGTAGGCCTACTACAGGCAGCGCCGCTGCTCTACCTGGCAGTGAGCAATGTTCAAACTTATTATCATATGAAGGCCGTT
The Melanotaenia boesemani isolate fMelBoe1 chromosome 4, fMelBoe1.pri, whole genome shotgun sequence genome window above contains:
- the LOC121638847 gene encoding uncharacterized protein LOC121638847 isoform X1 gives rise to the protein MKGYLHSKGIHASEMRVAAALKAVQPPYHETRCQGLRNLNPMPYQAAYFGQKLHMDQNEKMAMYGVTYVVAIDGYSSKIVAYSIMPVKNNLVIYDEVYRNAVVTYGLWDQLRVDHGGEFYLSLYIQEKLSGYRFRQDREPCQQTASTRNHRIERVWPEVNNRVTYPLKAALVHLVDQELIDMDDSTVRYCVSNLTCQVARIGIQRFIDAWNSHTVSGRGIPNVLAEGGCQVKLSEQHLPGSAEAADLYLQERGANLTRESIFGTNPFQSLEDQQNAEQQFNIAYPDLGSLFNSAVNQQHRPFQEAVMELISVLRRQQV
- the LOC121638847 gene encoding uncharacterized protein LOC121638847 isoform X2 translates to MKGYLHSKGIHASEMRVAAALKAVQPPYHETRCQGLRNLNPMPYQAAYFGQKLHMDQNEKMAMYGVTYVVAIDGYSSKIVAYSIMPVKNNLVIYDEVYRNAVVTYGLWDQLRVDHGGEFYLSLYIQEKLSGYRFRQDREPCQQTASTRNHRIERVWPEVNNRVTYPLKAALVHLVDQELIDMDDSTVRYCVSNLTCQVARIGIQRFIDAWNSHTVSEGFQMSWLKVDVR